The genomic region CGTGGTCTTTAAAGGACCAGTATTAGATGAAGGTTTTATTACCTTTgcatttgcttcatttttcagtcctAGGAGTTCCCACTTGGCTAAAAATACAGTCAAATaatagataaataataaaaagaatcattaaataaatgtaaaataaaagtcaaaatgaatgaaagtAATAAAGTGGGATAACTATAATACCAAGTGACAtgttgaaaacaataaaaacaagtgtTTATATTATAGCTttattcatttctgtgtttaagtAATAATTTAATGTCTATTAATTGTGTTACTGAgtcatatatatatgttttttcgttttttttttcttttttcaatttgGCAGTTTTGGTCCTCCATAGAGGAGCAgcgatttttgttttttttattttattatttttatgcagATTAAACTGGAGTTGGATCAGGAGGACAAGGATCCAGCATGATAGTGTTTGGGTCGCTCACTGTCACCGCACCATATGACGGTTCAAAGTCCTCGTCTTCAAACCTTTGATAATTTATGTCCGTGTCCTCACCGTCCACCATGGGATCTGGTTTATGCAGGACCTCCCTCCTGTACATCCTGTAGGCCAGGATGAAAATCCCAGCCTCGGTTGCTTGGAACAGGGCGTAGAGCAGGGGAAACATGTACATCCCCCCCATCAGCTGAGGAGGGAAGGCCAGCTTCAGGATAGCCGTACACAGCTGCACATTCTGGCAGCCCGTCTCCAGAGACACAGCCCTGCGACTGTTGGGGGGCAAGTCAAAAAGCACTGCCAGCCCGTAACCTGCAGCGTAACCGCACAGAGGCATCAGCACAGCCACCACGTAGACAGAAGGCGGGATGGTGGAGAGCAGCTCTGGCCCCAGCATTGCTCCAGTAAGGATGAAGAGTAACACCAGGGTGAACAacaaagaccacagagaagccTGCAAACACAAGAATTCAGcgtgagaatttttttttaaaatatggcgGCAACTTTCTACAAGACATgatttttaaaaccaaaaaatttcggtttttttcttcatttgaacCATAAAGGCAATATCCAATCTGCGCAAccaataataactaataacatcacatttttatgttgctttatttatttattgtaaactcctttttaaaaattgtgtaCATATAATAAAAGTTTAAGATAGACTGCTTTCTTTGCACTAAGGGGACAGCATATAATTTCGTTGTGCTTGTGGTGCCCAACATAACTGTGTACTCTAACTGATGAGGCCCTCATGTGTCGCTTTTATCAGAAAGCACAGGGAGGAGCTCTTCCTGATATAGTGCCTCTGATGTCACTCTTCCAGCGGTCAGCCACCCCACTAGTAATAACTGAGACCAAGAAATACGCAATGCGCTTTTGGGCTAAGGCCCCTAACCAAAAGCACTTCGGCTGGAACGAAATGATCGAACGGATGTATAAAAGTTAATTGTTGTCAGATTACCTTTAAAACAATATCCGCCACTCGCGTGTAGCGGTACCTAAGCATAACTCCAAACCCAATGGGGATGAGGGTGCTGCAAAGTGTCAGTATGATGGCCCCAAAGGGCAGGAGGTTAACCACAGGGGTGTTGATCCAGGCTCGACTGTAGATCCAGAGGCAGAGCGGCATCAAAACGAGCGCCAGCAGAGTGGAGGATATGGTCATGATGATGCTGGGAGGAGTAGAGAAAAGAAGGAGTATGGTGGACGTGCAGCACGTACGGTGTTGGATCGTTTGAGGAAAATGTAgcaatggcttaaaaaaaagcatgcagaaCTTAAAAGTTATTCTTAAGTGTTGTTATTTCAGTGCGTTAATGTCAGAATTTGCGCACAAAACACTGTTAACACCAAAACCCACTTCAAGTCATGCTTAGGTGAGTAAGGGGATCTACCTTAGATTCATCTCTCCGTGCACAAGCAGAGACATAATATTTGACAAGTTTCCTCCAGGACAGCAGCCACAGAGGAGCACGGCCATCGCCGCCACATCATCCAAAGAAAAGGCTAGCGCCAAAAGAAAAGCCACTAGTGGCATGATAACAAACTGACACACCAGAGCCAGGAGCACCCCGATGGGTCGGCGGATATGTTCTCCGAGCTGGCTGACCTCCACCGTGCAGCCCAGCCCCAACATAGTGAAGCAAAGTACCAGTCCGACGAACACATTGATGCCGTGACTGAGCGGGGAGTCCCAGAAGGCAGGCATCAGGTGAGAGGTTTCCGTCGGGAGAACGGCCATAAACTCGGCTACAGTCCTGTAACCGCTGCCTTGGAGAAACACGGCACGACCGACCGCTCCTAATCCCTTCATGACACCCTCCTCCGGAGAATCCACTTGCTTTAAAGTAATAAAGTCCACCGAACCAGCACTTTGCGCACTTCCACCCGGCAGACTGGAGTTCTCCATGGCGCAAAAGGAGATCAGAAAATCTCAACCGTCGCCTTGTGCCTGTATTGGCTCGTGCGTAAACGATTCCTCTAGTGACGCACTGTCACTAATAAGAAACTGCGGAAGGTCCAGTAGTCGGGGTATGTGATGGTGCCATGGTACTGATAGTCTAATGAGTCTGAGTGGTGCCACGGATTGTTTCTGGGCTAAACTGCTGGAGGAAAGACAGCACAGGGTCGTAAGTTTAAGCAAGAGTGGCTGGACCAATTAATAACTACCACAATTGCCATTTACACTGAGCTCTGCGCTGTATAGGAAGAAAGACCCCGCAAACTTCAATCTTATTATTACACTCTGACAGTTTGCCATCCTGAAAAATGAGACTCTGTTGAGTGGTTGCTGTTTCGTCTCTCGCGTGTTCTGCAGAAGGATGGAAAAGATCCTTGACATTTATGGGAAATGTAAGTTGCGCTAAGTCAGTTACTTGTTGAGGTTGAGTAAGCAGAGACTGTGTTGATCTTTAAATTATTGCAGCAAACTGTGAAAATCCGCCCgcccttttctttccccccccgTTTTTTTGGTCATGCTGGTCGCATTACGCACGAGTCCTCGCCTCAAACGTTACGTTGCGCATAAGTCTTTTGGTTCagtagattattattattaaaatcagACTTCAGCGTTTGACCTCAAACAAGAACTTGGGAACTCTGATTAGTGTTTTATAAATACCAACCTGAAAGCATATATATCACAGTGAATTTGTATATATATTGGTCAGATCAGCTGGAATTGAAATAATTCAGTTGCTCCCAAAAGTACTCCTGGTGGAGTCTGATATATTTCTTACGTGATTAAAGCGGGCTCAAGCTCACTcccacatatattttcattcttgAATTCAAATAAGGTAGACATGTGTGATTcctaaacattaaaaaacattttgctgtGGCGCATTGAGCCTAAAATGCATGATGCCACGGAGCAAACCACACAGTTCCCACACCTCAACCTACAGGACTGAAAAGATTCCCTGGGTGCCAGAAAGCACAGGACACACCCAGAGGTCCTTGGTCTTTAATGGGCAGAGCAGTTACACAATATTACAGCTAATAGGATGAATATTGTTGCTGAATCTGCTTTTTATAAACCTGAAGCCtatatttattattacatttcaattcctgtaatacataatattttttatgttgaaATCTTTTATCCATCAATATGACAAAGAAAATCTTTTAACAGAAATCCTAAATATGAGTGAGGTAAAACTTGTACATGGTAAATGGTTTGATCGTTGCTTATTTTAAACCTTTGTTGTGTAGACGGCATAGGCAGCACCGATGAAATATTGTGGTCTGCTGCTGTGACAGTGTGTTCTCCACAATAATGGTTTATCTTATTCAGCATCACTCATATGAACTGTCTTTgttctgtgtgtctgcagcacACAGGAAATGATCCTGAGTGAATCTAGCACACGAAGATGAGagtctggaaaaaataaattcacTCTTCGGAGCTGAAGAGGGGACAGAACAGTCGGTGACTCAGGCTTTCAATCTCCTCCCCTTCCCAGAGAAACACACCATGTCCCCTCCTCAGCAGCAGCGGGTGACTCCAGGTACGTAACGCTGTCTCTGTGCAGAATACATAATGTGTCCCCATCAGCAGCTGGACATAGTGTATGAGACTAAAACAAAAGTACAgtacaaaatgaataaatactgtAATTGATTACAGCTGACAAGAGCAAAGAACAGTGCAAGcaaattgttttgttgttgttgtttgcttttttcttttagaaaatataaatgttatagTAAAGTGagagcacacagagacagattTACATACCCAGAAATAATTTTGACACAATATATGAGTGTACTCTATTAAACCTATTAAAaccatggaggaaaaaaaagagcctgTATGAGTGTGACAAGTtgtataaaatgctttgagtgctcagatattACAGTGCTATATAAGATGTGTTTTTTATGGCAGTTTTAagtaaaaatctaaataaataacataaaaatattcCCTTATGTACCTTCTTCTGGGCCTTTGTGCACAccctcagttcatcctctgaAAAACATTACCTGATCTCAATTTCGGGCCCCTTAGTACTGACCACAGTGAACCATCTTCAGATGGCTGCTCCCCGCTGTATAACATGCCATATTGCAGaagtggtttcttgaacatgatgaTGAGTTCACTGCCTCCGcagtcactttatttattttttagatacATTAAAGTGTCTGCTC from Astatotilapia calliptera chromosome 23, fAstCal1.2, whole genome shotgun sequence harbors:
- the slc10a4 gene encoding sodium/bile acid cotransporter 4; the encoded protein is MENSSLPGGSAQSAGSVDFITLKQVDSPEEGVMKGLGAVGRAVFLQGSGYRTVAEFMAVLPTETSHLMPAFWDSPLSHGINVFVGLVLCFTMLGLGCTVEVSQLGEHIRRPIGVLLALVCQFVIMPLVAFLLALAFSLDDVAAMAVLLCGCCPGGNLSNIMSLLVHGEMNLSIIMTISSTLLALVLMPLCLWIYSRAWINTPVVNLLPFGAIILTLCSTLIPIGFGVMLRYRYTRVADIVLKASLWSLLFTLVLLFILTGAMLGPELLSTIPPSVYVVAVLMPLCGYAAGYGLAVLFDLPPNSRRAVSLETGCQNVQLCTAILKLAFPPQLMGGMYMFPLLYALFQATEAGIFILAYRMYRREVLHKPDPMVDGEDTDINYQRFEDEDFEPSYGAVTVSDPNTIMLDPCPPDPTPV